Below is a genomic region from Candidatus Krumholzibacteriia bacterium.
TTATAACATACTCCTCGGATGCCCGGAAGCCCTCTAGATTTGGTTCGCCCTGTCAGGCCGGATCTCGTCACTTGAGTCTAACCCTACAAGATCTAAAAGCAAGACGGTGGGTCACTTCATCCAGGCGCCCTTCAGGGATAGGAATATCAAAGCCACTCGCGTCACTTTGTGCCCAGGGGAACTCTCCGGCTCGATCCATGGTGTAGAATGCGTCCCGTGCCACCGTAAACACATTCAGCATTTAGGAACATCTACTACCAATGGCATTTTCGACGCACGAATCCGCGCACGAGTGCATTGGCTTCCAGCCAGAGTCGCAACGCTCACAGCTACTCAGTGGCAGCAGGAAACAAGGAAACAGGTCTCCCGGATCCACTACCTACCAGTCCATCTCCAGAAAGCGGGGAAACAGCAGCGCGCCACCTCCATCGTCGCGGGCGTTTTCCAGCACGGACTTCATGTCGAAGCCCCGCTCTGTGAGAGCATCAAAATCCGAGCGGAAGCAGGCATTGCCAATCTCCAGATCCATCTCGGGATGAAATTGGAAGCCCAGAAGCTTCCACCTGCGGTTGAGAAAGCCCTGCACCTCGCAGTCCTGGCTTCGGGCAATCACCTGCCAGTCCTCCGGCAAGTCACAGACCTCATCAAAGTGGCTCACAAAGGTGTAAAAAGAACTGGGGAGACCCTCAAAGAGCTCCTCATGATCAGGCAATGGCTCCACGGGATGCCAGCCGATTTCGGGCGTGGGCGATCGCCGCACATGGGAGTCGCCCAGGAGGGTGCGCACCAGAAACTGGTGCCCGTAGCAGATGCCCAGAATCGGAAGGCCCCGTTCCACGGCTTCACGGACCAATCCCATGACCGGCTTTACAAAGGGATGGTCATCGAGTACCGAGCAGGTGCTACCCGACAATATCAGATGGCTGTAAGGCGTGAGGTCCTCTGGAACAGGATCCCGCCAAACTTTCACGGCCTTGCAGCGACAGTCCTCCGGCAGCCATCTTGGACCCTGAAAGTCGGGAAGTTCGAGTCTCTGTTCGAGATCCAGGGAAAGCACATGTCGGGGTTTCGACCGGGGAGCCAAAAGCTCTTTCAGGCGACCCTGGAGTTCATCGCGGACCTGTCGAAAGTCATCGAGAGTCTTCGGGTCGGGAAGAGGCCAGAAGATCTGCTTCACATCGCCGGGAAAGTTCGGGCAGTTCTCTTCGGCGCAGAGCACGACCACTTTCGAGACAGGCTCGGCATCGAGACTATCCATCCGCTTTGCAAAGTGAGCGGAAATGTCGATGCCGATTTCCGACAGCACCTTTACTGCCAAAGGATTCACCCGGCTCGGCGAGGAGCCTGCAGAGGAGACCAGAATGCCATCGCCGGCCATCGTCCGCGCGAGGCCTTCTGCCATCTGACTACGCGCTGAATTGGCGACACAGAGAAAGAGAATGTGTTCCCTGTCACTCATGCCGGAAGCCCTTCCTCATCCTGAGAGCCACGCCCACCAGTCCGATCAACACCGGCACCTCCACGAGCGGGCCGACCACGGCGGCAAAGGCGGCCCCATGCCCAATTCCGAAGGTGGCCACAGCGACGGCGATCGCCAACTCGAAGTTATTGGAAGCTGCGGTAAAGGAAAGAGTGGTGGTCTGGGGGTAGTTCGCTCCGGCCTTTTTCCCAAACCAGAAGGAAAGAAAAAACATGATCAGGAAGTAGACCAGCAAGGGAATCGCCACGCGCAGCAGGTCAAGGGGGAGGGCGAGAATCTTGTCACCCTGGAGGGAGAACATGGCGACGATGGTAAATAGCAGGGCGATCAGGGTGATGGGAGAAATCATTGGAATAAAGCGACCGTGATACCACTCATCGCCCTTGATCCGTCGCAGGACAAGTCGCGTCAGCATTCCCGCCAGAAAGGGCACGCCAAGGTAAATAAACACGCTGCGTGCGATCTGTGCGATTGAGATATCCACCGCCACAGACTCCAGGCCAAAGCGCGGCAAAAGCACGCTCAAAAAGAGCCAGGCATAGATCGAGAAAAAGAAGACCTGAAAAATCGAGTTGAAGGCGACCAGCCCGGCGGCGTATTCGCGGTCGCCGTCGGCAAGATCGTTCCAGACGATGACCATGGCGATGCATCGCGCCAGACCGATAAGAACAAGCCCGGTGAGATACTCCGGCTTGTCTCTCAGGAAGAGCAGGGCCAGTCCAAACATGAGCAGGGGGCCGATCACCCAGTTGAGTAGCAGCGAGAGGCCAAGCACCCGCCCGTCCCGGAAGACGCGCCCCAGTTCTTCATAGCGAACGCGAGCCAGTGGCGGATACATCATGAGAATCAGCCCGACGGCAATCGGCAGCGAGGTCGTACCGACGCTCATGCGATCAAGAGCCGCGGGCAGTCCCGGTGCAAAGCGTCCGAGCAGGACTCCCAGGGCCATGGCGGCAAAGATCCAGAGCGTCAGAGTGCGATCCAGAAAGGCGAGTTTTCTGGTGGCTGGCATGGTTCTCCTTTCTCCACTTTTCCTATAGCGAGCCTGATTGCTTTGAGCAAGGCAAGATTGAGAGTGGGCGAGTTCCGTGCTATCTTCAGGGGTGCACCAGAATAACAGGAGCGTTATGAGCAATCCCTACCGCGACAGCCTGAAGGGTCTTGAGATCCCCGATCCCGTGGAGTCGTTTTTTGCTTTTTGCAAAGAGCGGGAAGCGATTCGCGAACGACGGGAGTCCGGGCAGTCGGCTCCCTGGACCCGGGATCCCATCTTTCAGCATGGGCGCTTTCTCAATGTCTTTCGCGAAGACGACCGGGGCACAAAGGCGGTCTACCGCTTTGTGGAGCCCGTGCAAAAAGAAGCCGGGCGCCTGATCCACGCACTGTTTTTCGCGCGATGGTGTAACAGGGACAAGACCCTGGATCTGATCGACCCCGATCTTCTCGATAGCGCGGAGGAACTTCGTTCGCTCCTGCAGACTCTTCCCCAGCCCTGGGCCTCAGAGGTATACCCGGTCGTGCCCGCGACCTGGGAGGGACGCGAGTATGAGCGTCTTGAGGCGGCCACCGACATGCTCTTTCGTGCGAAGGGATTTCTTCTGGAGAGCATTCAATCCGCAGAAGGCAATGTGATGGAGGCCACGAAGAGCATCAATCGGGAGTTCCGCATGAGCAATGACTTTCCCATCTTCATGGCACTCGTGGACCTTGCCCGTTTCGAGCCGGAACTCATTAGTCCGGAAAGTCCGGTTCCCACGGGAATCGGCGCGGAGCCGTTTTTGGACCTTTTGCAAGAGCACCTGTCCTGCGACTCCCATCAGAGTGTGGCCGAGAGGATGATCGAACTTCAGGGGAAGCTCTGGCCAGAGGCGAAACGCCGCTTCCTGCCAATCGACATCGAGTATCTTTCCTGTGAGTGCCGGAAGTATTACAGTTACCGGAACGGAACGAAGCGCTTCGAAGGCAAGAACCTCTTTGTCCCCGAAGGCTCGCACTCCTAGCTGGCGGTTCTTCCGTACTCTCTTCGCAAGAAGTCCCTTGATGAGTTGCACTTGTGAGTTTAATCTGCGAAACTAGGCAAACTGGCTGAGTTTGGAAAAAGTCCTCAAGGCCACGCCGACCATCTTTCGAAGGAATTAAAGAAACTCTGACCGAACCCGGGTAAAAAAAAACCGGGGAGATCCCCGGTAATGAACAAGTTCCAGATGCCTGTCACTAGTAGATCGACTTGACGCTACTCCAAGTTCCAGGCTGGACAGCGGTTGTTCCTGACAGTTCCACGTAGCCTCCCGTGGGATCAATCTGAATACTTCCGCAACCGCCGCACACAAGGTTGGTCTCGTAGTAGCGGAACTCATGGGTGCCGGGCGGGATCGTCGGAAAAGTGAAGCTGAAGCTGACGATGCCAGTGCCATGGGAAGGAAGAATCACCATGTATCCGATCACTTCCGGACCGATGGTGAACTCAAGCTCGACATAGCCATCGCCGCTGAGTGAGTTGTAGGGAATGTTCAAATAAACATCCGCTTGGCTGGCCGGAGCCGTCACCGTGCGATCCCCATAGACGGTATCTCCTTCATGCCACCAGTAATTTGCGCTGCTGATCTCCCAAGTGTCACTGTCAGTGGGAAAATCGATGGTCTCAGCGAGACAGGGCAAGGCTAAAACCAGAGTGGATGCGATGATCAAGAATCTCATATTTCCTCTCCTTATATTCGATTGGTACACAGTAACCTTAGGATACCAGAATCATGTCGGCATTATCAACATAATAATACTCCGTCGGCGTTTTAGGTTGACCTTTTCTGGGGCTACGGTTCAGCTTCTCCTCAACCCTCGCAATATCTTCATCTCGTCACTCACTTGGTAAAGGCCACCTACTCGGAGATCTGGTATCTTGCTCTCTGGTCAAGGGCTGGAACCGGTTCACAAGCCTCCTCATCTGACAAGACTGAGAAAGGCTTTGGGCTTCACCAGAGACATATTCTCTTGCCAGCACCGGGGGACTGCTCTAGGGTGCCGAAAATCCAATCCATGCAAGACAACCGACGACCGCGGGGAAAATGCTCGCCACGATCGCCCTTGAGACCGGTCTGACCTTCTCCGGCAGACTGTTTGGAGCGCCACAGGATGCGGCGGGGGAGATCGTTTTTCATACGGGGATGACCGGCTACCAGGAGATCCTCACCGACCCCAGCTATGCTGGTCAGATCGTTGTTTTCACCGCCTCCCACATCGGCAATTACGGAATCCACGAAGGGGATGACGAATCCCCGCGCATTCATCCTGCTGCGGTCATTGTGCGAGACTTCTGCCGCCGCAGTTTTCACCGGCAAAGTGAGAGAGGTCTCGATGACTTGCTCCGCCGCGCCGGAGTTCCCGCTCTCAGCGACGTGGACACCCGCGCACTGACCACCGAAATCCGGGAAAAGGGAAGTTGCCGTGCGCTGATCGCTCGCGGACAGCCCGAGGAACTTCTCGCCCGTGTGCGCAGCTTGCCCGGAATCTCCGATACTGACTGGGTGAGCCGGGTTACCTGCTCCGAGCCATGGATCATGGAAGCGCCTTCCGGCACCGTGAACCCCCTGGAGGTGGCTGTCCTGGATCTCGGGGTCAAGCGCAGCATTCTGGGAAGACTGGCTGAACGCGGTTGCAGGCTTCACGTCTTTCCCGCACACACACCAGCGGAAGAACTTCTGGGCTTCGACGGAGTGTTCCTGAGCAACGGCCCCGGCGACCCGGCAACTCTCCCGGAGATCACCGCAACAGCCAGCAGTTTGCTGGATGCTGACAAACCGGTCTTCGGCATCTGCCTCGGGCATCAGTTGTTGGCACGCGCCTTGGGCGCGGAAACCATCAAGCTGCCCTTCGGGCATCACGGGGCGAATCATCCGGTGCAGCGCGTCTGCGATGGTCGTATGGAAATCACGAGCCAGAACCACAACTACGCTGTGCCCCCAGAAAGCCTGCCCGAAGGCGTTCAGGTGACACACCTCAGTTTGAATGACGGAACGGTGGAGGGCATGGAAATTCCCGGTCGCCCGGTCTATTCCGTTCAGTATCACCCGGAAGCTGCTCCCGGCCCCAGTGACAGTCGTTATCTCTTCGACCGCTTCCGCGATGAGATGCGCGCCCGCAGAACCCTGAGTGCAAAGGCGGGTTGCTGATGCCTCGTCGCGAAGATCTTCAGAGCATTCTGGTTCTCGGTTCCGGTCCCATTGTGATTGGCCAGGCCGGGGAGTTTGACTACTCGGGCACGCAGGCCGTCAAAACCCTGCGTCGCGAAGGGATTCGGGTAATTCTCGTCAACAGCAATCCCGCCACGATCATGACCGATCCTGACCTGGCCGATGCGACCTATGTAGAACCCCTGACAAAAGAAATCCTTGCCAAAATCATCGCAAAGGAGAAGCCCGATGCTCTTTTGTCCACGGTGGGTGGGCAGACCGGGCTAAACCTGGCCATCGAACTGGAAGAGTCGGGAGTTCTGGCCCGCCACGAAGTAGAGCTGATCGGTGCCAGCGCCGCGAGCGTGCGCATTGCCGAGGACCGGCAACTCTTCAAGGCTGCGATGAAGAGGATCGGTCTTCAAGTTCCGAAGAGCCTGCTCTTAAGCTCGGAAGAGCAGGCCGAGTCTGCCATCCGGGAGCTCGGTTTTCCCGCCATCCTTCGCGCCAGCTTTACATTAGGAGGAAGCGGGAGCGGGATTGCGAATACCGAAACGGAGTTTCGGGGGATTCTGCGCGAAGGTCTTTCCCTTTCTCCCAGTGGAAGTGTCCTGGCCGAAGAGAGTGTTCTGGGCTGGAAGGAATACGAGCTGGAAGTGGTGCGGGATCGCGTCGGCAACGGCATTATCGTGTGCTCCATCGAGAACTTCGATGCCATGGGAGTGCACACCGGTGACAGCATTACCGTGGCTCCGGCGCAAACCCTGACGGACCGCGAGTACCAGAAACTGCGCGACGATGCTCTTGCCGTACTCGATGCCGTGGGAGTGGCCACGGGGGGAAGCAATGTCCAGTTCGCCGTGAACCCTGAAAACGGCGAGAGCGTGGTCATCGAAATGAACCCCCGCGTCAGTCGTTCCAGCGCCCTGGCCAGTAAGGCTACGGGCTACCCGATTGCGAAAATCGCCACGCTTCTGGCAATCGGATACACGCTCGATGAACTCCCCAACGAGATCACGGGCTGTAGTTCCGCCTGCTTTGAGCCGAGCATCGACTACACGGTTGTGAAAGTTCCCCGCTGGAGTTTTGAGAAGTTTCCCGGCACGGAGGACCGACTGGGAACCAGCATGCAGTCCGTCGGAGAAGTGATGAGCATGGGGCGCAGTTTCCGGGAGGCACTGCAGAAAGCTCTCCGGTCTCTGGAACTCGGCTTTGACGGCTGGGAGTCCACGGACAGCCATCGCAGCCCGGAGGAAATCCGCCGGGATCTGCTTCGCCCCAATCCGGGACGGCTCAGCGATCTGCACGAGGCACTGCGAAGAGGGTTCAGCGCGGAGGAGCTTCACCGCATCACCGGGATTGATCCCTGGTTTCTCGACAACCTGTCGCGCATCGTGGAAGTGGAGGGGCGTCTTCGAAGTTACTCGTTGACGGAACTTCCCCAGGAACTTCTTAGAGAGGCAAAGCGGGAGGGTTTCAGCGATCGACGCATCGGCTGGCTGTCCCGGGATCAGGCAAGCGCGGAACTGGTTCGGGAAAGAAGAAAGGAGCTGCACCTAAGCCCCGTGTTCCGGCGCGTGGACAGTTGTGCTGCCGAGTTTCCTGCGACCACTCCCTACCTCTATTCGACCTGGGAAGACGGGCCCTGCGAAAGTCGGCCCGACTCGTCCCGCAAAATCCTGGTTCTGGGCGGCGGTCCCTATCGCATCGGACAGGGAATCGAGTTCGACACCTGTTGTTGCCATGCGGTCGATGCGATTCGTGAGTCGGGGCGTGAAGCCATTCTCGTCAACTGCAATCCGGAAACGGTGAGCACGGATTACGATCTCTCGGATCGTCTCTACTTCGAGCCATTATGCCTTGAGGAAATCCTGCACATCGTCGAGACAGAGAAGCCCGAGGGCGTGATTACCAGCATGGGAGGACAGACTCCCCTGAATCTGGCTCGCCCCCTTGAAGAGGCCGGGGTTCCGGTTCTGGGAAGCAGCCCCGATACCATCGACCGCGCAGAAGACCGCGACCGCTTCAATGAACTGCTCGAAAAGCTGGGGATTGCGGCCCCCGCCTGGGGGAGTGCCCGAAGTCTGGAGGAAGCAAAGAGTGTAGCCTCACGGATCGGCTATCCCGTGATGATTCGCCCAAGCTATGTGCTTGGGGGGCGTGCGATGAAGCGTGCCTATGATGAAGCCGAGTTGAGCCGCTTCTTTGATGAAGCCGCGCGGATCTCGCTGGATCATCCGGTTCTGGTTGACCAGTTTCTGGAAGACGCCGTGGAGTTCGATCTTGATGCAGTGAGTGACGGCAAGAGAGTGCTTCTGGGGGGAATCCTGCAACACATCGAAGAGGCCGGAATCCACAGCGGGGACAGCTTTGCCGTCTATCCTCCCTATCGAGTCACCCCGATGGAAATTGACATCATGCAGGATGCCGCCACGCGCATCGCACGGGAACTGGAAGTGGTGGGACTGATGAACATCCAGTTTGCAATCTGGAAGGGTGAGGTGCATGTGCTGGAGGTCAATCCCCGCGCCAGCCGCACGGTTCCCTTCCTGGAAAAGGCAAGGGGTCTTCCTCTCGCCGCGATTGCTACGCGATGTATGCTGGGGGAGACTCTTTTGTCCCAGGGTCTGCGGGAAGCTCCAAAGCCGGACAGGTATTTCGTGAAGGGTCCGGTCTTTCCTTTCCGGCGTTTTCCCGAGAGCGATCGTCTTCTCGGCCCGGAAATGAAAAGTACGGGAGAGGTAATGGGAATCGGCAAGAGCTTTGGCGAAGCCTTCGCTCGCGCCCAGTTGGCAACAGGCCAGGCACTGCCGCAATCCGGCACCGTATTCCTCAGCGTCAACGACCGGGACAAACCGGCCCTGCTTCCGGTCGCAGAGGATCTTCGCAAGCTGGGTTTCGCACTTCTTGCGACCCGGGGAACGGCGAAATTCCTGAGCGACCGGGACATCGTTTGCAAGAGCATTGCCAAGGTCGGGGAGGCGCGGCCCCATGTCGCAGACCGGATCATGGAAGGCGGCGTTCAGATGGTAGTAAACACGCCGCTGGGAAAAGCCAGTCGCTATGACGAAAAAGCAATCCGCCGGGCGGCCACCCGAATGGACATTCCCTGTATCACCACGCTCTCCGGAGCCCGCGCTGCGGTCGATGGCATTCTCGCCCTTCGCGATGGCCTGGATACGGTGTGCTCGCTTCAGGAACTCGCCCCGTCCTGATTTCTGCCATCCGGTAAGTCCATGAATATCCTTGACTTCGCCTCTACTTCGGCTATAATGCAGTCAGAGTGAATTATAGCCGGAAGGTGTTTATGTATCGATCAAGATCTCTAGAGGCTTACCTGTCCAGCGTTGCGGCCCAGTTTCCTGTGATGATGGTCACGGGAGCGCGGCAGGTCGGTAAGACAACCTTACTGCAGAGCTTGAGTGATCAGGATCGCAAGTATGTCACCCTGGACGATCCCATGGCACTCGCTTTGGCTCGCGAGGATCCCGCACTCTTTTTCCAGCGTTTTTCTGGCCCTGTATTGATCGACGAGATTCAATATGCGCCGGGTTTATTGCCGTACATAAAAATGGCTGTCGACCGGAACCAAACCCCCGGCCAGTTTTGGCTTACAGGCTCCCAACAGTTTCATCTTATGAAATCGGTCTCTGAATCTCTGGCCGGCCGGGTTGGCATTGTGCGACTCCTCGGGTTTTCGCGTCGCGAGATGGAGGAGGGTGAACTGGGACTTCCTCCCTTTCTTCCGACACAAGATACACTGGGTCTCTATTCTCACGAAACAACGCCACTATCTCTCGGGGAGCTCTATCGCCTGATTTGGCGAGGTTCCTTTCCCGCGCTTGCGTGTAATGAAAAGCTCGATAGGGATCTCTATTACAGCTCCTATGTACAGACTTACTTGCAGCGTGATATTCGGGATCTGGCCAGAGTGGGAGATGAGATGGCCTTTCTTCGCTTTGTGAAAGCAACGGCCGCAAGAAGCGCACAATTACTGAACCTGGCAGCTCTGGCCCGCGATGCAGATATCGCCCCCAACACAGCGAAATCGTGGCTCTCGATCCTGGAAGCCTCAGGCTTGGTGTATTTGCTTCAGCCATACCACAACAATGTGACAAAGAGACTCGTCAAGGCCTCCAAACTCTATTTTCTGGACACCGGACTTTGTGCTTGGCTAACAGGGTGGACAAGCCCGGAGACACTGGAATCCGGGGCCGCATCGGGACCGATCCTGGAAACCTGGATTCTAGGAGAACTCCTGAAGTCCTGGTGGCACCAGGGCAGGCAGGCACCCTTTTACTACTACCGGGATCGGGACAAAAAAGAGATCGACCTGTTGATACTTCAGGACGGCACGATCTACCCCCTGGAGTTCAAACGAACAGCCTCTCCGTCGAAAGACGCCGTTCGAAACATCTCATTGTTGGACAAACTGAAGATCCCTGTTGGTCCCGGTGGCCTTGTTTGTCTTTGTCAGCAATCAATGCCATTAGGGGCAAGAGCGGTTTCCATCCCTCTTGGATGGATCTAGAAAATGCCCCGCCTATTGCGCCCTTGAGTCCGTCCCGCTATTTTCACGCGGAACCCATCGGGAGGAAAGCATGGCAGACTCAAAGCAGATCATCCAAAAAGACGAGACCTATGGCGCCCACAACTACCATCCTCTTCCGGTGGTGATTTCCGAAGCAGAAGGCGTGAGGGTAAAGGACCCCGAAGGTCGCTCCTACATGGATTTTCTCTCCGCCTATAGCGCCGTAAATCAGGGGCACCGCCACCCGAAGATCATTGCGGCCCTGAAAGATCAGGCGGACCGGATCACCCTGACCAGCCGCGCCTTCCACAACGACCGGATGGGCGACTTCCTCCGCATGCTCTGTGACTACACGGGCTACGAGATGGCTCTTCCCATGAACACGGGCGCGGAGGCCGTGGAGACGGCCATCAAGCTGGCCCGTCGCTGGGGCGTGGAGAAGAAGGGCATCGAAAACGGGAAACAGGAGATCATCGTCTGTGAGGAGAACTTCCACGGCCGGACGACCACGATCGTTTCTTTCAGCACCGATCCGGACGCAAGGGTGAACTACGGTCCCTACACGCCGGGCTTCAAGATTATCCCTTACAACGACACGAAGGCTCTGGAGGATGCGATCACTTCCAACACCGTGGCTTTCCTCGTGGAACCCATCCAGGGCGAGGCGGGAGTCTATGTTCCCGACGAAGGCTATCTGAAGAATGTTCGCGAGATCTGCACGCGAGAAAATGTGCTGTTTATTGCCGATGAAGTGCAGACCGGTTTTGCAAGAACCGGGCGTCGCTTCGCCTGTGACCATGAAGAGGTTCGCGCGGATGTGATGACTCTCGGTAAGGCACTTGGTGGCGGGGTCTTTCCCGTGAGTGCGGTGGTCGCCGACAAGGCGATCATGGGCATTTTCACTCCAGGAACCCATGGTTCCACATTCGGCGGAAATCCCCTGGGCGCCGCCGTTGCGATGGCGGCTCTGGAAGTTCTTGAGGAAGAGAAGCTGGTTGAGCGGTCAGACCGGCTGGGAAAAAAGCTCCGCAAGGAACTGGCGACAATCAACTGCGAAAAAATCGTGGAAATACGCGGCAAGGGTCTTCTCAACGCGGTGGTCTTCGAGGATGGCTTTGAAGCCTGGAATACTTGTCTGGCGCTTCGCGATGCGGGGCTTCTTGCCAAGCAGACTCACGGCAATATCATTCGCTTCGCCCCTCCGCTGGTGATTACGGACGACGAACTGGATGAGGCCCTTGGCATCATCCGGAAGGTCTTCGAGGCTATCTAGTGCAGTCTTGCCCTGTTCCGTGACCCGCAAATCAAGCCTTTGCTTCTTTCCAGTTCGAAGTGCTATAATAGACAAGGCGTTTCAGGTCCACTTCCAATAAGCGGGGGTTCCCCATGCCCAGGTTTGTTTCACTTTCACTCTGTCTGGCCCTTCTTCTTCCCGCGACCCTTCCCGCCCACTACATGCACGGAGTGGGGGATGCCCTTGTGCTTATTGAGGCACCGGGAGAAGACGGCCCGGCCCTTCAGTCTGCCGGACTGTTTCTTTTGGTAGAATTACCCGATGGCTACCTTGCCTTTGTAGACCCCCACGAGTTCGACGGCCTTCGCGCCACCGGGCACTCCTTTGAGGTTCTTGTGGAGAACGACGACAAGACTCTCGAGTACCTGATCGCCTGGAAGCACGATGAGGAGGGGCACGATCATGGTGAGACGCATCCCTCGATCCACACGCTATACAATGGCGAGCACTACCGCATCCAGTCCGTGCCCGCCGACCTGCTGGAAGAGCAACCGAACTGCGTGCCCGATCTTCAGCGAGTGTATCGCCGTCCCCTGAGTTTTGTGCGGAGACCCTGGACTGACGATACTGCCGACAGGGAAGTTGTCGTGGACCCGGCTCTTGCGGACGCCCTTACCGAAATCACCCAGACTCCCCTTCAGCAACAGGTTCAGACGCTGCAGGATTTCGTTACCCGGCACTCCCAGTACAGCGGGGGCTTGCAGGCCAGTTACTGGATTCGTGACAAGTTTTTGGCCTACGGTTACACGGATGTCAGTCTGCATAACTACAATAGCTGGAATGACAATGTCGTCTGCGTGAAGCCGGGTGCCGTCTACCCCGATGAAGTGGTGGTCATTGGCGCCCACTACGACACGATCAACTACAGCGGGAACTCCTACGCGCCCGGAGCAGACGACAATGCCACGGGCTCAGTGGCCGTACTGGAAGCCGCCCGCGTTCTTTTCGACATCGAGTTTGAGCGCACGATCATTTTCATCTGCTTCAGCGGTGAAGAAGAGGGCCTCGTGGGAAGTGATGCCTGGGCCGGGGATGCCGCTTCAGCAGGCATGGATATTGTCGGCATGCTGAACCTGGACATGATCTGCTACCGTGCCGCCGGCGATTCGGAAGACCTGGATATTATCGACAACAGTGCCAGTGCGCCCATGTCCGAGTTCGCCTTTGATGTGGTTGCCGCCTATGTGCCGGAACTTGCCACGGTAGAAGGCTATCTCACTAGCGGTACCAGCGATCACGCGGCCTTCTGGTCCCACGGCTACCGCGCCATCTTCTTCTTTGAGGACAGCGGCAGCTACACTCCCTATCTTCACTCATCCAACGATGTGATCGGCGCCAGCGCCAACGACTTTCCCTTCATGTTGAAGAATGTGAAAGCGGCAACGGCCTTTATCGGCGCCTTCGCTCGTCCTTTCCATGTCTCGATTGCTCACAGCCCCGTGGGCAACAGCGAGGGTACTGGTCCCTTCGAGACTCTTGCGGAAATTCACTCGGTGGAACCGCTTGATCAGGCAGACCTGCACTACCGCGTGAACGGGGGAGCCTTCAACACGCTGTCGCTCACGCCTACGGGAGTTCCGGACGAATACTCTGCGACGATCCCGCCGATCAGCCCGCACTCGCAAGTGGAGTACTACCTGACAGCTTCCGATGTAGATGGCTATCAGGCTTCAAACCCCGACAATGCGCCGGGCGAACTGCATTCTTTCCGCACAGGCGTGAGTTTCGTCTTTGTCGAAGACGGGGAAATCGACCAGGGTTGGCAACTGGGTGTGGCCGGCGACAACGCCACAACGGGCCACTGGATTCGTGCAGACCCCGTGGGCACCAGCTATCAGCCCGAAGACGACCACTCTCCGGATCCGGGAACGATCTGCTTCGT
It encodes:
- a CDS encoding ATP-binding protein, whose protein sequence is MYRSRSLEAYLSSVAAQFPVMMVTGARQVGKTTLLQSLSDQDRKYVTLDDPMALALAREDPALFFQRFSGPVLIDEIQYAPGLLPYIKMAVDRNQTPGQFWLTGSQQFHLMKSVSESLAGRVGIVRLLGFSRREMEEGELGLPPFLPTQDTLGLYSHETTPLSLGELYRLIWRGSFPALACNEKLDRDLYYSSYVQTYLQRDIRDLARVGDEMAFLRFVKATAARSAQLLNLAALARDADIAPNTAKSWLSILEASGLVYLLQPYHNNVTKRLVKASKLYFLDTGLCAWLTGWTSPETLESGAASGPILETWILGELLKSWWHQGRQAPFYYYRDRDKKEIDLLILQDGTIYPLEFKRTASPSKDAVRNISLLDKLKIPVGPGGLVCLCQQSMPLGARAVSIPLGWI
- the rocD gene encoding ornithine--oxo-acid transaminase — protein: MADSKQIIQKDETYGAHNYHPLPVVISEAEGVRVKDPEGRSYMDFLSAYSAVNQGHRHPKIIAALKDQADRITLTSRAFHNDRMGDFLRMLCDYTGYEMALPMNTGAEAVETAIKLARRWGVEKKGIENGKQEIIVCEENFHGRTTTIVSFSTDPDARVNYGPYTPGFKIIPYNDTKALEDAITSNTVAFLVEPIQGEAGVYVPDEGYLKNVREICTRENVLFIADEVQTGFARTGRRFACDHEEVRADVMTLGKALGGGVFPVSAVVADKAIMGIFTPGTHGSTFGGNPLGAAVAMAALEVLEEEKLVERSDRLGKKLRKELATINCEKIVEIRGKGLLNAVVFEDGFEAWNTCLALRDAGLLAKQTHGNIIRFAPPLVITDDELDEALGIIRKVFEAI
- the carB gene encoding carbamoyl-phosphate synthase large subunit; its protein translation is MPRREDLQSILVLGSGPIVIGQAGEFDYSGTQAVKTLRREGIRVILVNSNPATIMTDPDLADATYVEPLTKEILAKIIAKEKPDALLSTVGGQTGLNLAIELEESGVLARHEVELIGASAASVRIAEDRQLFKAAMKRIGLQVPKSLLLSSEEQAESAIRELGFPAILRASFTLGGSGSGIANTETEFRGILREGLSLSPSGSVLAEESVLGWKEYELEVVRDRVGNGIIVCSIENFDAMGVHTGDSITVAPAQTLTDREYQKLRDDALAVLDAVGVATGGSNVQFAVNPENGESVVIEMNPRVSRSSALASKATGYPIAKIATLLAIGYTLDELPNEITGCSSACFEPSIDYTVVKVPRWSFEKFPGTEDRLGTSMQSVGEVMSMGRSFREALQKALRSLELGFDGWESTDSHRSPEEIRRDLLRPNPGRLSDLHEALRRGFSAEELHRITGIDPWFLDNLSRIVEVEGRLRSYSLTELPQELLREAKREGFSDRRIGWLSRDQASAELVRERRKELHLSPVFRRVDSCAAEFPATTPYLYSTWEDGPCESRPDSSRKILVLGGGPYRIGQGIEFDTCCCHAVDAIRESGREAILVNCNPETVSTDYDLSDRLYFEPLCLEEILHIVETEKPEGVITSMGGQTPLNLARPLEEAGVPVLGSSPDTIDRAEDRDRFNELLEKLGIAAPAWGSARSLEEAKSVASRIGYPVMIRPSYVLGGRAMKRAYDEAELSRFFDEAARISLDHPVLVDQFLEDAVEFDLDAVSDGKRVLLGGILQHIEEAGIHSGDSFAVYPPYRVTPMEIDIMQDAATRIARELEVVGLMNIQFAIWKGEVHVLEVNPRASRTVPFLEKARGLPLAAIATRCMLGETLLSQGLREAPKPDRYFVKGPVFPFRRFPESDRLLGPEMKSTGEVMGIGKSFGEAFARAQLATGQALPQSGTVFLSVNDRDKPALLPVAEDLRKLGFALLATRGTAKFLSDRDIVCKSIAKVGEARPHVADRIMEGGVQMVVNTPLGKASRYDEKAIRRAATRMDIPCITTLSGARAAVDGILALRDGLDTVCSLQELAPS